In Paenibacillus sp. G2S3, a single window of DNA contains:
- a CDS encoding heme A synthase, with protein sequence MTTNQLKWLSYLTCLIMFLAVLGGAVVTKTGSGLECGNEWPLCHGKLIPAYTVGSMIEYTHRLFSGLAGLMSLASMIAFWRYARNRRDLLAYAFMTLLFVIVQGGMGALAVIKSQSAAVMALHMGFSLIAFSSSLMLALGTKRRHEAGEYDHNVDIQKKPVSKAFRNLTCFTAFYSYVVVYIGAFVSHTDSRGGCSGWPLCNGEWVPELSGGVGIVFTHRIAALILFILTAVLGHLAFWKHKDYPELRALGVAAVLLCLMQVFSGAAVVYTLDNERLYIFAALAHILLIASLFGVLCYMSVRVWQLNRARNVVFENNPTNPVAPL encoded by the coding sequence TTGACGACAAATCAGTTGAAATGGCTTAGTTATCTTACTTGCCTTATCATGTTCCTCGCTGTATTAGGGGGAGCGGTTGTAACGAAGACTGGATCGGGATTGGAATGTGGAAATGAATGGCCGCTCTGTCATGGGAAATTAATTCCGGCCTATACTGTAGGTTCGATGATTGAGTACACCCATCGCTTGTTTAGCGGATTGGCAGGGTTAATGTCACTTGCCTCGATGATTGCTTTTTGGCGTTATGCTCGAAATCGGCGGGACTTGCTAGCATATGCATTTATGACTTTGCTGTTTGTAATTGTTCAAGGTGGTATGGGAGCGCTTGCAGTAATTAAATCTCAATCTGCTGCTGTAATGGCTCTGCATATGGGCTTTTCCTTGATCGCTTTTTCAAGTTCTCTAATGCTTGCTCTCGGAACGAAAAGGCGGCATGAAGCAGGTGAGTACGATCATAACGTGGATATTCAGAAGAAGCCCGTCAGCAAGGCTTTCCGCAATTTGACCTGCTTTACGGCCTTTTATTCCTATGTTGTCGTTTATATTGGTGCTTTTGTTAGTCATACGGATTCACGCGGTGGATGTTCTGGCTGGCCGCTCTGTAACGGCGAATGGGTTCCCGAACTGTCTGGGGGAGTAGGTATTGTTTTTACGCACCGGATTGCGGCTTTGATCTTATTCATTCTTACAGCGGTGCTTGGACATCTAGCTTTTTGGAAACATAAGGATTACCCAGAGCTAAGAGCTCTTGGCGTAGCTGCTGTTCTGCTGTGCTTGATGCAGGTGTTTAGTGGAGCTGCTGTCGTTTACACGCTAGATAATGAAAGATTGTACATATTTGCTGCTCTGGCTCATATTTTGTTGATCGCTAGTTTGTTTGGTGTCTTATGTTATATGAGTGTAAGAGTCTGGCAGCTGAATCGCGCGAGAAATGTCGTTTTTGAAAATAATCCAACGAATCCTGTGGCACCGTTGTAA
- a CDS encoding thioredoxin family protein → MDKISSPAEFQVAIQSPRLTVAIFKADWCSDCKFIDPFIPEVEQAYADRLTLVEVDVDAVGDVSQEQNIMGIPSFVAYSDGRELVRFVNKLRKSREEIENFLDKAVQVHQSLQQ, encoded by the coding sequence ATGGACAAAATTAGTTCTCCCGCTGAATTTCAGGTAGCCATTCAATCTCCTCGGTTAACAGTAGCCATATTCAAGGCGGACTGGTGCTCGGACTGTAAATTTATCGATCCTTTTATCCCTGAGGTAGAGCAAGCCTATGCTGATCGTCTAACGCTGGTTGAGGTTGACGTTGATGCCGTGGGTGATGTTAGTCAGGAACAAAATATTATGGGTATTCCAAGCTTTGTCGCGTATTCCGATGGACGTGAATTGGTCAGATTCGTTAATAAATTACGTAAATCCCGCGAGGAAATTGAGAATTTCCTGGATAAAGCGGTTCAAGTGCATCAAAGCCTTCAACAGTAA
- a CDS encoding polysaccharide biosynthesis protein gives MSKKESFVKGTLILAAAALVARVLGLVQRVPLDHIFDDVGRASFGVSNNIYLMLLTVATAGIPSTLSKMVSERYALNRPEEARQVYHAALIFSVAAGVVMTALLYFGAPFYATHIADVPESAMAVRAIAPALLLFPAIAMMRGYFQGRNNMMAGGISQIVEQFARVLVAILLAYILLQQGYNNTTIAAGASFGSVIGSIAAFGVMIYFAIKLRREDKQQGLNYNTTQKLPIWGIYKDIFTLSIPIVLSSLTIPVVNVIDTSLAVPLLIDQMGRESATAALGILTTRAQSVAGIPPVLAIALGTSLIPIISAAYARRDEGHLKKQITLALRISILTGMPIVLALVAAAYSVNGLLFSSLDGSGIVAMLTIGTIFQITMMTTNSILLGMGKSRISMYYVLVGIIVKLAASFLLSKVFGIYGIIGATALCFVVITILNLRMLKSIVPFEIMGKRWGGFAIAVLVSGGIGFGLNQAGILLTDLMPARLAFLITCLVVGAAVVVIYLVMLIVLGVLTKQEISSYPRALQKLLNPLMKLQPARVRMRE, from the coding sequence TTGTCCAAGAAAGAGTCTTTCGTAAAAGGCACGCTTATCCTTGCTGCTGCAGCTTTGGTGGCAAGGGTACTCGGGCTTGTTCAGCGGGTGCCGCTGGATCATATTTTTGATGATGTGGGGAGAGCATCATTTGGGGTATCGAACAATATCTATTTAATGCTACTCACCGTGGCTACAGCAGGTATTCCAAGTACGCTTAGTAAGATGGTCTCCGAGCGGTACGCTCTGAATCGTCCAGAAGAAGCTAGACAAGTGTATCATGCAGCATTGATATTTTCGGTAGCAGCAGGGGTAGTTATGACTGCATTGCTGTATTTCGGCGCTCCGTTCTATGCGACACATATTGCTGACGTACCTGAATCAGCGATGGCAGTTAGGGCTATTGCACCTGCGCTTTTACTTTTTCCGGCAATTGCCATGATGCGCGGATATTTTCAAGGGCGCAACAATATGATGGCTGGTGGTATTTCACAGATTGTAGAGCAGTTCGCTCGCGTACTAGTCGCTATTTTACTAGCTTATATTCTATTACAGCAGGGGTATAACAATACAACTATAGCTGCGGGAGCATCCTTCGGTAGTGTAATTGGTAGTATTGCAGCATTTGGTGTCATGATTTATTTTGCAATCAAGCTGCGCCGAGAGGATAAGCAGCAAGGATTGAATTACAATACCACTCAAAAATTGCCGATTTGGGGAATTTACAAGGATATTTTCACACTATCGATTCCGATCGTGCTCTCTTCACTTACGATTCCGGTAGTGAATGTAATTGATACTTCTTTGGCTGTTCCACTGCTTATCGATCAGATGGGTAGAGAGAGTGCAACAGCAGCTTTGGGTATACTAACCACGCGTGCTCAAAGTGTGGCCGGAATTCCACCAGTACTAGCCATTGCGCTAGGTACCTCGCTGATCCCGATTATTTCAGCTGCTTATGCCCGTCGTGATGAGGGACACTTGAAGAAGCAAATTACACTTGCTTTGCGGATTTCTATCCTGACAGGGATGCCAATTGTATTGGCGCTTGTGGCTGCGGCTTATTCTGTGAATGGTTTATTGTTCAGCAGCTTGGACGGAAGTGGAATTGTGGCGATGCTTACGATTGGAACGATCTTTCAAATCACCATGATGACAACGAACTCCATTTTGCTCGGTATGGGCAAATCCCGCATTTCAATGTATTATGTGCTAGTGGGTATTATCGTTAAATTAGCCGCAAGCTTCTTACTGAGTAAGGTATTTGGGATCTATGGAATTATCGGCGCAACAGCTCTTTGTTTCGTAGTCATTACTATTCTTAACTTACGGATGCTGAAATCCATTGTACCTTTCGAAATTATGGGTAAACGTTGGGGCGGTTTCGCAATTGCGGTACTTGTGTCCGGAGGTATTGGTTTTGGACTTAACCAAGCTGGAATTCTGTTAACAGATCTAATGCCTGCACGTCTGGCGTTTCTGATCACTTGTCTTGTTGTAGGGGCTGCAGTTGTTGTTATTTATCTGGTCATGCTAATTGTACTAGGTGTGCTTACTAAACAGGAAATCTCCAGTTATCCGCGTGCATTGCAAAAATTGTTGAATCCGCTGATGAAATTACAGCCTGCGCGTGTTCGTATGAGAGAATAG
- a CDS encoding DUF456 family protein codes for MTILGWILIIALFAVGLAGAVYPILPGALAIYLAFFVYGWFFSFEPFGVWFWIIQTLIVVVLFIADYVVGAWGVKKFGGSRSSIIGCTIGLIIGPFVIPAFGLIIGPFLGAFIGELIVGSSPAKAAKVSVGSILGLFSSTVVKIVLQIIMVVLFFIWVVRF; via the coding sequence TTGACGATCCTGGGTTGGATTCTTATTATTGCTTTATTCGCCGTAGGACTGGCCGGAGCTGTGTACCCTATACTGCCAGGTGCGCTTGCGATTTATCTTGCCTTTTTCGTATATGGCTGGTTCTTTTCTTTCGAGCCTTTTGGTGTTTGGTTCTGGATCATTCAAACGCTGATCGTTGTAGTTCTATTTATTGCTGATTACGTTGTAGGGGCGTGGGGCGTTAAGAAATTTGGCGGCTCACGTTCATCGATTATCGGGTGTACGATTGGGCTAATCATTGGTCCTTTTGTAATCCCAGCCTTCGGACTTATTATTGGTCCGTTTCTGGGTGCCTTTATAGGAGAATTGATCGTGGGTTCTTCACCAGCTAAAGCTGCCAAAGTAAGTGTAGGATCAATACTTGGGTTGTTTAGTAGTACTGTTGTCAAAATTGTGCTACAAATTATTATGGTCGTCCTCTTTTTTATATGGGTCGTCCGGTTTTAA